A genomic window from Glycine soja cultivar W05 chromosome 10, ASM419377v2, whole genome shotgun sequence includes:
- the LOC114372686 gene encoding uncharacterized protein LOC114372686, with translation MPCLRTVFKRLGFPPIELDNPHVPLPRRHVDRRPPLGVHRIHVQLLAVVAVALQQKLHRVDSVHCRGLVKNRFVDFAAGGFQKLHRLEAPNPNCERHEGFRRRAANPRRRRRCRIPWRRGGRRGRRLRRRRGRPGGRVWRIVGGGVRRWPFGWGAWWLGRLWRREGRREGVDQRAERVVVCKKQKRVGELWRRVCGG, from the coding sequence ATGCCCTGCCTCCGCACCGTGTTCAAGCGATTAGGGTTTCCTCCCATCGAACTTGATAACCCTCACGTGCCCCTCCCTCGCCGCCACGTGGATCGCCGTCCTCCCCTCGGAGTCCACCGCATCCACGTCCAACTCCTCGCCGTCGTTGCCGTAGCGCTCCAACAGAAACTTCATCGTGTCGATTCGGTCCATTGCCGCGGCCTCGTGAAGAACCGATTCGTCGATTTTGCAGCCGGAGGCTTCCAGAAGCTTCACCGCTTGGAGGCTCCCAACCCTAATTGCGAGCGGCATGAGGGATTCCGCCGTCGCGCAGCAAATCCGCGACGACGTCGGCGCTGCCGCATTCCATGGCGACGTGGGGGCCGACGAGGGAGACGTTTAAGACGGCGTCGCGGAAGACCTGGGGGCCGGGTTTGGAGAATAGTTGGCGGAGGTGTTCGACGGTGGCCTTTCGGGTGGGGAGCATGGTGGCTCGGTCGGTTATGGCGTCGGGAGGGTCGGAGAGAGGGGGTTGATCAGAGGGCTGAGAGAGTTGTAGTGTGTAAGAAACAGAAGAGAGTGGGGGAATTGTGGAGAAGGGTTTGTGGTGGTTAA
- the LOC114371206 gene encoding gibberellin receptor GID1B-like — MTESNNEVNLSESKSVVPLNTWVLISNFKLAYNLLRRADGTFNRELAEFLDRKVPANTIPVDGVFSFDHVERSTGLFNRVYQVAPENMGRFIELEKPLSTTKIVPVIIFFHGGSFSHSSANSAIYDIFCRRLVSNCKAVVVSVNYRRSPEYRYPCAYDDGWSALNWVKSRTWLQSGKDSKVHVYLAGDSSGGNIAHHVAVRAAEEDIEVLGNILLHPLFGGEKRTESEMKLDGKYFVRLQDRDWYWRAFLPEGADRDHPACNPFGPKGKNLQGLKLPKSLVCVAGLDLLQDWQLEYVEGLKNCGQDVKLLYLKEATIGFYFLPNNDHFYTLMEEIKNFVNPNC, encoded by the exons ATGACTGAAAGTAATAATGAAGTCAACCTCAGTGAATCTAAg AGTGTTGTTCCACTCAACACTTGGGTGCTTATCTCCAATTTCAAGCTGGCTTACAATCTACTAAGGCGTGCTGATGGAACGTTCAATCGAGAGTTAGCGGAATTCCTGGACCGCAAGGTCCCGGCTAATACCATTCCTGTTGACGGGGTATTCTCTTTTGATCATGTCGAACGAAGCACCGGGCTCTTCAATAGGGTGTATCAAGTAGCTCCTGAAAACATGGGAAGGTTCATAGAGTTGGAGAAGCCCTTGAGCACCACAAAGATTGTTCCTGTTATAATTTTCTTCCATGGTGGAAGCTTCTCTCATTCATCTGCGAACAGTGCTATATATGACATCTTCTGCCGCCGCCTTGTAAGCAATTGCAAGGCTGTGGTGGTTTCTGTGAATTACAGGCGATCACCGGAATATCGGTATCCTTGTGCCTATGATGATGGCTGGTCTGCACTTAACTGGGTTAAATCAAGGACATGGCTTCAGAGTGGAAAGGATTCCAAGGTTCATGTGTACTTGGCTGGGGATAGTTCAGGTGGTAACATTGCTCATCATGTTGCTGTGAGGGCTGCTGAGGAAGATATTGAGGTGCTAGGTAATATTCTTCTCCACCCACTGTTTGGTGGGGAGAAACGAACCGAGTCAGAGATGAAACTGGATGGGAAGTACTTTGTGAGGCTGCAGGACCGTGATTGGTATTGGAGAGCTTTTCTTCCCGAAGGGGCGGATCGAGATCACCCGGCTTGTAACCCGTTCGGCCCCAAGGGTAAAAATCTTCAAGGACTCAAGTTGCCCAAAAGTCTTGTTTGTGTGGCTGGTTTGGATCTTCTCCAAGATTGGCAACTGGAATATGTGGAAGGTCTCAAGAATTGTGGCCAAGATGTCAAACTTCTATACCTAAAGGAGGCAACTATTGGTTTCTACTTCTTGCCTAATAATGATCATTTCTATACCCTCATGGAGGAGATAAAGAACTTCGTCAACCCTAACTGTTAA